The genomic window CCTGATCCACCTTGCACAGCACCTCGTCGCCCACCTTCAGGCTGACCACGCTGACCGGTTCGCCGGTGGCGCGCGTCAGGCGGATGGTCTCGGCGTTCTGCAAAAACACCGCGCCCTCCACGCCGCAGACCGTAGCCGTGACCAGCAGCATGGGGCGGATCTCCACCTTGGTGCGCCCGATGGTGGCCAGCGACGTGGACCCGTCCGCCGACACGATGAGCACCTCGTCGCCGGAGGACAGCTCTTCCAGGTAGCTTGTGCGGTCTCCGGGCATCACGGCGTAGGCGTGCACGGCCCCGGCGTTCACGCGAAACGGGCGCGCGGCCACGTAGGGGTTGGACTCGGTCTCGGCGTGCACCAGGAAGGTGAAGGCGCTGGAGTTCCCCACCAGCATACCCTGGCCCTTTTTGAGCATGCTCATGGTGTCCACGCACACCCGGTGGCCGAGCCCGGCGGCCTTGATGGAGGTGATCACGGCCTTCTCCAGGGGGATGGTCCCCTGGGAGAGCTTCACATCCGCCACGATCTTTTTGAGGTCGGCGGCGGCCTGGGGCAGCGCCACGATCACGTCCACGCCGCGCTCCAGGATTCCGGCGGCAAGTCGCGCCTGATCCAGGTCCGCGACTTCAACGCCCAGGCCCACGGACTGGGCCAGGATGTTCTCCACGGGGATGATCTCCCAGCCGAGCCCCAGCACTGTCTTCTTGCCCGCGGCAAGCGCGGCCACGGCGATGTCCTCGTCTGCCTTGGAGGCAAGCTCAACCCGAACGATATCTTCTGGGGTGAACACGTCCACCCGGCCCAGGGCGCGCACGTCGGGGGCGTGCTTGGCGTCGGTGATCACGGCGTCCACGCCGGACTCCAGGGCCAGGGTGACCAGGGTCTTGTCGAAAGGCATTGCTGAAAACCAGACCTGTTTCACTTTCGCCACCTAGTCCTTGAGGAGTTCCATGGCCTGTTCGACCTCCCAGTTGAGGTGCACCACGCCGTGCAGCGCCTGGACCAGGCGCGAGGGCTGGCCGTACTGGAAGATGTTGCGCCCGATGGACAGGCCGGAGCCGCCAGCCTGCACGGAGTCGTGGGCCATGCACACCAGGTCGCGCACGTTGGAGAGCTTGGGGCCGCCCGCGATGACCACGGGGATGCAGCAGGCGTCGCAGACCTTGGCGAAGCTCTCGATGTCGCCGGTGTAGGGAACCTTCACCACGTCCGCGCCGAGTTCCAGGCCCACGCGGGCGCAGTGGGCCACCACGTCGGGGTCGTACTCGTTCTTCACCTTGGGGCCGCGCGCGTAGACCATGGCCAGCACGGGAACGCCCCAGTCGGAAGCGGAGGAGGAGATGTGGCCGAAGTCTTCGAGCATGTGGCGCTCGGTCTCGTCGCCCAGGTTGATGTGCAGGGACACGCCGTCCGCGCCGAGCTTCAGGGCGTCCTCGACGGTGCCCACGAGGGTCTTGGCGTTGGGGAAGGGCGAGATGGTGGTGGAGGCGGAGAGATGGATGATGAGGCCCACGTCGCGGCCGCGTTTGCGGTGGGAGCAGCGCACCAGGCCCTTGTGCATGAGAACCGCGTTGGCGCCGCCTTCGGCCACCTGGTTTATGGTCTCGCGCATGTCGATCAGCCCGTCGATGGGGCCGACGGTCACGCCGTGGTCCATGGGCACGATTATCGTGCGGTTGGTGTTGCGGTTGAAGATGCGTTCGAGGCGGACGGCTTTTCCGATAAGCATGAGTCAATTCCTCCGGGTTTGCACCGGGGTCCGCTGGAGCCTGCGGACCTGGGATGAAAAAGAAGGGCCGCCGGCTTTTCGCCAGCGGCCCTCGGTGTGGTGTGGTTGTCGTCTCCGATCTTACCGTGCACCTCTCCCGATACCGCTGGCGCGGCTAAACCAATAAAAGGACCAAAAGAAGCCAGCGGCAAAGTTCAGGGAGTGCATGGACGGAAGAAGTACCCGCCCTGCGGCGAGCCTGTCAAGAGGGACGGCGCGAAATTTGCGTGAAATGGCAAATTCGGGGGGTTGGCGCCATCATCACGGGCGCCACAAGGCGGATTTCGAGGACGCCAAACGGTTCCGAACCCAGCAGCGAGTCGGCGTCGTGTTCCAGAAACTGGCCAAGCACGACCCCCTCTACGGCCTGACCAAGGACGTGATGGAGCATTACCTGGAGCGGCTTCCCCGCTCGGCGCAACGCGCTGTGCAGAGGATGTTCGCCCGCTG from Fundidesulfovibrio putealis DSM 16056 includes these protein-coding regions:
- a CDS encoding 3-dehydroquinate synthase II family protein, giving the protein MKQVWFSAMPFDKTLVTLALESGVDAVITDAKHAPDVRALGRVDVFTPEDIVRVELASKADEDIAVAALAAGKKTVLGLGWEIIPVENILAQSVGLGVEVADLDQARLAAGILERGVDVIVALPQAAADLKKIVADVKLSQGTIPLEKAVITSIKAAGLGHRVCVDTMSMLKKGQGMLVGNSSAFTFLVHAETESNPYVAARPFRVNAGAVHAYAVMPGDRTSYLEELSSGDEVLIVSADGSTSLATIGRTKVEIRPMLLVTATVCGVEGAVFLQNAETIRLTRATGEPVSVVSLKVGDEVLCKVDQAGRHFGMRICEEIKEG
- a CDS encoding 2-amino-3,7-dideoxy-D-threo-hept-6-ulosonate synthase; the encoded protein is MLIGKAVRLERIFNRNTNRTIIVPMDHGVTVGPIDGLIDMRETINQVAEGGANAVLMHKGLVRCSHRKRGRDVGLIIHLSASTTISPFPNAKTLVGTVEDALKLGADGVSLHINLGDETERHMLEDFGHISSSASDWGVPVLAMVYARGPKVKNEYDPDVVAHCARVGLELGADVVKVPYTGDIESFAKVCDACCIPVVIAGGPKLSNVRDLVCMAHDSVQAGGSGLSIGRNIFQYGQPSRLVQALHGVVHLNWEVEQAMELLKD